Genomic DNA from Nonomuraea rubra:
CAGGGGCGTCATCGGCGAGCCGAAGACGGTCTGGGTCCGCCACTTCGTCTCGTACGGGGGCGACTACTACTTCAAGGACTGGCACGCCGACCGCACCCGCACCACCGGCCTGCTCCTGCAGAAGGCCGCGCACGACCTCGACGTGATCCACTGGCTCGCCGGCGGCTACACGACCAGGGTGAACGCCCTGGGCGACCTCATGCTCTACGGCGACCTGCCCCGCCGCGCGCCCGGCACCCCGCGCCCCGACGGCTGGCTCCAGGAGTACGAGTGGCCGCCCACCACGCGGCGGAACCTGCACCACGTCGTGGACGTCGAGGACGTGTCGGTGATGAACATGCGCCTGGACAACGGCGTCATCGCGGCCTACCAGCAGTGCCACTTCTCGCCCGACTACGTGCGCAACTACACGGTGATCGGCACCGAGGGCCGCCTGGAGAACTTCGGCGACGGGCCGGGCGACACGGTCAAGGTGTGGAACACCGGGCCCACCGGGTACCGGGACGACTGCGACATCGCGTACAGGGTGCCGGCGGCGTCGGGCTCGCACGGGGGCGCGGACATGGAGATCGTGACCGAGTTCCTCAGGTTCGTCAGGGAAGGCGGGGTGACGGACACCTCGCCGGTGGCGGCCAGGATGAGCGTGGCGGCCGGGTACATGGCGACGATGTCCCTGCGGGACGGCGGCATGCCGTACGACGTGCCGGCCCTGGACGCGGACCTGGCGGCGTACTTCGACCGCGGCCAGACGGAACCGGGGAGCGCGTCCGGACAGTAAACGTATGTGGATATGTCGACGCGCGCCCGCATCCGTGCCGGCGACCAAGCGGCCTTCGGGGAGCTCTTCGACGAGTGCGCCAGGGCCGTCTACAACCATGCCTTCCGCCTTACCGGCAACTGGTCCACCGCCGAGGACGTGATGGCGCTGACCTTCCTGGAGGCCTGGCGGTTACGGGCGAGGATCGACCCCGAGGGCGGCTCGCTGCGGCCCTGGCTGCTGGGCATCGCCACCAACGTGCACCGCAACGTGCGCCGGGCCGCCCGCCGGCACGACGACGCGCTGGCCAGGATGCCCAGGGGCGAGGCGGTGCCGGACTTCGCCGACGAGGTCGTGGGCCGCATCGACGACGCCGAACGCCTGGCCGCCGTCCGCGCGGCGTACGGTCGGCTGCGCCGCCAGGAGCAGGACGTGTTCGCGCTGTGCGTCTGGTCGGGCCTCGACTACGCCCAGGCGGCCGAGGCGCTCGGCGTCCCGGTGGGCACGGTGCGCTCGCGGCTCTCGCGGGCCAGGAAGAAGCTCGCCGATGCGGGGGAACCTCCTCCGCGCAGCCGACAGGTAGTAGGTGACCAAGGCCCGGCGAGGGAGGAGATCCGATGAACATGCCGGCTGAACGCGATCTTCCCGAGGGCCGTCACCGACTGCTCAAGGAGTTCGTGATGACCGAGATCGACCAGGCCCCGCGCAGGCGCCGCCTGCCCCGCCTCACCGTCCTGGCGCCCGCGCTCGGGCTGGCGGTCGCCGCGGCGGTGGCGGTGCCGCTGTTCCTGGGCGGCACGCCCGCGTACGCGGTGTCCAGGCTGCCCGACGGGCTGATCCACATCGACATCAGGGAGGCCAAGGACCCGGACAAGCTGGAGGCGGACCTGCGCGCCCTGGGGGCGAACGTGGTCGTGGACTACATCCCCCGGGGCAAGAAGTGCGCGCCGCAGCCCCGCAGCAGCCACTTCCTCAGCACCGAGGAGGCCTCGCTGGACGTGTTCCCCACGCCTGAGGGCACCGGGCCGGGCTTCGTCATCGACCCCCGCGTGATCGGGCCCGGCCAGACGGGGGTCCTGGAGTTCAGCGTCTCGGAGCACGAGAACGGGGGCGTCGTGGCGGGCATCTGGGCCAAGGTGGGCGAGGGACCGATCGCCGAGTGCGTGTTGGTGGACACCACCGAGGCGCCGCTGTCGCACTGACCGCTCCCGCCGGTGCCCACCCCTGCGGCGGGCACCGGCCAAGGGGTCAGCGCTCGGCCTCGGAGTGCTTCTTGTCCAGGTCGGGGAACGGTGACGGCTCCTCGACCTTCTGGGTGATCTGCCGGGGGCCGTTCGGGCTCTCCGCGTCCTGGGCGTCGGCCACCGCCTCGGCCGCGGCCTCGGAGGCCTTGGCCGCCTCCTCGTCGGCCGCCGAGGTGTCGGGCACCTCGTCCCGCGTGGCCGCCGACCGCGGCAGGGCCTCCGTAAACGCCTTGGAGACGCCCTGCAGGGCGGAGGTGACCTCGCTGGGGATCACCCAGAACGTGTTGCCGTCGCCCTGCGCGAGCTGCGGCAGCACCTGGAGGTACTGGTAGGCCAGCAGCTTCGGGTCGGGGTCGTTGCGGTGGACCGCCTGGAAGACCTGGTCGATGGCGCGCGACTGGCCCTCGGCCTCCAGGATCGCGGCCGTGCGCTGGCCCTCGGCACGCAGGATGCGGCTCTGCTTGTCGCCCTCCGCCGTGAGGATCTGCGACTGCCGCTGGCCCTCGGCGTTCAGGATCGCCGCGCGCTTGTCACGTTCGGCCCGCATCTGCTTCTCCATCGCGTCCTTGATGGTCTTCGGCGGGTCGATGGCCTTGATCTCGACGCGGTTGACGCGCAGCCCCCACTTGCCGGTGGCCTCGTCGAGCACGCCGCGCAGCTGGCTGTTGATGGTGTCGCGGGAGGTGAGGGTCTTCTCCAGGTCCATGGAGCCGACGACGTTGCGCAGGGTGGTGACGGTGAGCTGCTCGACGCCGGTGATGTAGTTGGCGATCTCGTACGCCGCCGCCCGCGGGTCGGTCACCTGGAAGTACAGGACGGTGTCGATCTCGACGACCAGGTTGTCCTCGGTGATGACGGGCTGGGGACGGAAGGAGACGACCTGTTCACGCAGATCGATCATGGGGTAGACGCGGTCGATGTACGGGATGACGAAGTTGAGCCCGGGCTTGAGCGTCCGGTGGTAGCGGCCGAGGCGCTCGACGTTGCGGGCGCGGGCCTGCGGGATGATCCGCACCGCTTTCAGCAGGGTGATCGCGGCGAAAAGTATGACGAACAATCCGACCAGCAACAGCGGATCCATGGGTCACTCCCGGGGATATACGAGGGCTGTCGCCCCCTCGATCTCGATGATGTCGACCGTCGCCCCTGTGGGGATCACGAGCGTCTCGTCGTAGGCGCGCGCCGACCATTCCTCGCCCCCGATGCGCACGCGGCCGTCGCGGCCCGTCACTTCGGCCACGACGTACGCGGGTTTACCGACGAGCGCTTCCACACCGAACCGCTGCAGCGGCGGCTGGTTGATATGACGCATCGCGATCGGCCTGAGCACCAGCAGGCCGGCCGCG
This window encodes:
- a CDS encoding Gfo/Idh/MocA family protein, yielding MEDLRLGVIGLGLRTSLALAAHRPGKGAVVAALCDSDPAVLKRQAGTFEAELLTEDYRELLDRPDLDAVVVNTPDDTHERLAIDCLRAGKAVYLEKPMAITVEGCDNILRAARESGTRLYVGHNMRHMGVVRLMRDIIARGVIGEPKTVWVRHFVSYGGDYYFKDWHADRTRTTGLLLQKAAHDLDVIHWLAGGYTTRVNALGDLMLYGDLPRRAPGTPRPDGWLQEYEWPPTTRRNLHHVVDVEDVSVMNMRLDNGVIAAYQQCHFSPDYVRNYTVIGTEGRLENFGDGPGDTVKVWNTGPTGYRDDCDIAYRVPAASGSHGGADMEIVTEFLRFVREGGVTDTSPVAARMSVAAGYMATMSLRDGGMPYDVPALDADLAAYFDRGQTEPGSASGQ
- a CDS encoding RNA polymerase sigma factor, which codes for MSTRARIRAGDQAAFGELFDECARAVYNHAFRLTGNWSTAEDVMALTFLEAWRLRARIDPEGGSLRPWLLGIATNVHRNVRRAARRHDDALARMPRGEAVPDFADEVVGRIDDAERLAAVRAAYGRLRRQEQDVFALCVWSGLDYAQAAEALGVPVGTVRSRLSRARKKLADAGEPPPRSRQVVGDQGPAREEIR
- a CDS encoding SPFH domain-containing protein, whose amino-acid sequence is MDPLLLVGLFVILFAAITLLKAVRIIPQARARNVERLGRYHRTLKPGLNFVIPYIDRVYPMIDLREQVVSFRPQPVITEDNLVVEIDTVLYFQVTDPRAAAYEIANYITGVEQLTVTTLRNVVGSMDLEKTLTSRDTINSQLRGVLDEATGKWGLRVNRVEIKAIDPPKTIKDAMEKQMRAERDKRAAILNAEGQRQSQILTAEGDKQSRILRAEGQRTAAILEAEGQSRAIDQVFQAVHRNDPDPKLLAYQYLQVLPQLAQGDGNTFWVIPSEVTSALQGVSKAFTEALPRSAATRDEVPDTSAADEEAAKASEAAAEAVADAQDAESPNGPRQITQKVEEPSPFPDLDKKHSEAER
- a CDS encoding NfeD family protein, with amino-acid sequence MDEWIIWVILAVVLGVAEIFTLTASLGLLGAAALLTAATAALGLPVPLQLIFFAVSSAAGLLVLRPIAMRHINQPPLQRFGVEALVGKPAYVVAEVTGRDGRVRIGGEEWSARAYDETLVIPTGATVDIIEIEGATALVYPRE